A region from the uncultured Sunxiuqinia sp. genome encodes:
- a CDS encoding 1-acyl-sn-glycerol-3-phosphate acyltransferase — protein MTDQYPNGIKPIDIREVFKAKSPKLAKFIPGFVYNYITRIMHIHDINEILAKYGDKTGIEFVHQIVEHFDVTEKVVGTENIPEGGRFIFASNHPLGGFDGLLLMSNVNKVLGDVRFLVNDVLMNIPQLESVFVPINKHGGHGRAVARIVHEQYQSDSQILIFPSGYASRKIKGTITDTDWKKHFIQKSTQYERDIIPVHVSGQNSNFFYNFANFRKVMGLKWNLEQFFLPDETFRHRGQSFTITFGKPIPYTTFDKSKKHKEWADYVRDKVYSMSEIHKH, from the coding sequence ATGACTGATCAATATCCAAATGGCATTAAACCGATTGATATCAGGGAGGTTTTCAAAGCAAAAAGTCCGAAACTTGCCAAGTTTATCCCGGGATTCGTTTACAACTATATCACCCGGATTATGCACATTCATGACATCAATGAAATACTGGCTAAATATGGCGACAAAACCGGAATCGAATTCGTGCACCAAATTGTAGAACATTTTGATGTAACTGAAAAAGTTGTTGGCACTGAAAACATTCCTGAAGGCGGTCGTTTTATTTTTGCGTCCAACCATCCTCTTGGAGGCTTCGACGGGCTACTACTCATGTCGAACGTAAACAAAGTACTCGGCGATGTTCGGTTTTTGGTTAACGATGTTTTAATGAACATCCCACAACTCGAAAGTGTATTTGTCCCTATCAACAAACACGGTGGTCACGGGCGTGCTGTTGCCCGCATTGTTCACGAGCAGTACCAGTCCGACTCCCAAATTCTGATCTTCCCTTCAGGCTATGCCTCACGAAAAATAAAAGGCACCATTACTGATACAGATTGGAAAAAACACTTCATTCAAAAATCGACTCAATACGAACGAGACATTATCCCTGTTCACGTCTCTGGGCAAAATTCAAATTTCTTTTACAATTTCGCAAATTTTCGCAAGGTTATGGGACTGAAGTGGAACCTTGAACAATTTTTCCTTCCTGATGAAACTTTCAGACATCGCGGGCAAAGCTTCACTATAACCTTTGGAAAACCAATACCCTATACCACATTCGACAAAAGCAAAAAACACAAAGAATGGGCTGACTACGTAAGAGACAAAGTCTATTCAATGTCTGAAATACACAAGCACTGA
- a CDS encoding GNAT family N-acetyltransferase: MKDIVAPMPKEAIIAELTPDKLLRKTNKGANEIYVITHHDSPNLMQEIGRLREITFRDAGGGTGKELDIDKYDTKENPYHQLIVWDPDAQEILGGYRYLMCANLPVDENGEVILATSRLFHFSEEFTKNYLPYTLELGRSFVQPAYQSSKAGAKALFALDNLWDGLGALIVDHPEMKYFFGKVTMYSHFHTDARNTIQYFFLKYFRDRENLVYPKSPMEMNMDMESLEKIFNGGSYQEDYKILTQRVRDFGENIPPLINAYMNLSPSMKTFGTVLNDHFGGVEETGIILTIKDIYEAKKDRHIETYVKGKEDNFPNPE; the protein is encoded by the coding sequence ATGAAAGATATTGTTGCACCGATGCCTAAAGAAGCTATTATTGCCGAATTAACCCCGGATAAGCTTTTGAGGAAGACGAACAAAGGTGCCAATGAGATCTACGTGATTACACATCACGATTCTCCCAATTTAATGCAAGAGATTGGCCGCTTACGAGAAATCACTTTTCGTGATGCCGGAGGCGGAACAGGCAAAGAGCTCGATATAGACAAATACGACACGAAGGAAAATCCCTATCATCAATTGATCGTTTGGGATCCAGATGCGCAGGAAATACTTGGTGGCTACCGCTACCTCATGTGTGCCAATCTTCCGGTTGATGAAAATGGAGAGGTCATACTTGCCACTTCCCGCTTATTTCATTTCTCTGAAGAGTTTACGAAGAATTATCTTCCTTACACCTTAGAACTAGGCCGCTCATTTGTTCAACCGGCATATCAATCAAGTAAAGCTGGAGCAAAAGCACTCTTTGCACTCGACAATCTATGGGACGGATTGGGCGCATTGATCGTTGACCATCCGGAAATGAAATACTTTTTTGGAAAAGTTACGATGTATTCTCATTTTCACACGGATGCCCGCAACACCATCCAGTATTTTTTCCTCAAATACTTCAGGGACAGAGAAAATTTGGTTTATCCCAAATCACCCATGGAGATGAATATGGACATGGAATCATTGGAGAAAATATTTAATGGCGGTTCTTATCAAGAAGATTATAAAATATTGACCCAACGAGTAAGGGATTTTGGAGAAAATATTCCCCCTCTGATTAATGCTTATATGAATTTGAGCCCTTCAATGAAAACATTCGGAACGGTTTTAAACGACCACTTTGGGGGTGTTGAAGAAACAGGGATTATTCTTACCATAAAGGATATTTACGAGGCAAAAAAGGATCGTCACATTGAGACGTACGTAAAAGGGAAAGAGGATAATTTCCCTAACCCGGAATAG